A single window of Neurospora crassa OR74A linkage group VII, whole genome shotgun sequence DNA harbors:
- a CDS encoding SNF7 family protein: protein MNRLFGTSSKPTAPKPTLTTAISSLDTRLSSIDVKLASLTAELSGYQSKLSKMRDGPGKSALKQKALKVLRQRKQYEAQRDQIQSQVWNMEQAQTMQDNLKNTMVTIDALKTTNKQLKKEYGKVDIDKIERLQDEMADLLDVGNEIQESLARSYEVPEDVDEDELDAELEALGQEVELEREMYGGMEAGAVPSFMQDEVPEFVDEEPKVGGKVKEVAG from the coding sequence ATGAACCGCCTCTTCGGCACCTCCTCCAAACCCACCGCTCCCAAACCGACCCTCACAACCGCCATCTCCTCGCTCGACACGCGCCTCTCCTCCATCGACGTCAAGCTCGCCTCCCTCACCGCCGAGCTGTCGGGCTACCAATCCAAGCTATCCAAGATGCGCGACGGGCCCGGCAAGTCGGCGCTCAAGCAAAAGGCGCTCAAAGTGCTGCGACAACGCAAGCAGTACGAGGCGCAGCGCGACCAGATCCAGTCGCAGGTGTGGAACATGGAGCAAGCACAAACGATGCAGGACAACCTCAAGAACACCATGGTGACGATTGACGCGCTCAAGACGACCAACAAGCAGCTGAAAAAGGAGTATGGCAAGGTGGACATTGACAAGATTGAGCGGTTGCAGGACGAGATGGCGGATCTGTTGGATGTCGGAAATGAGATCCAGGAGTCCTTGGCGAGGAGCTATGAGGTGCCCGAGGAtgtggatgaggacgagcTGGATGCCGAGCTGGAGGCGTTGGGGCAGGAGGTGGAGTTGGAGAGGGAAATGTATGGTGGGATGGAGGCGGGAGCGGTGCCGAGTTTTATGCAGGATGAGGTGCCCGAGTTTGTGGATGAGGAGCCCAAGGTGGGAGGAAAGGTTAAGGAGGTTGCTGGttag
- the fwd-1 gene encoding F-box/WD-40 domain-containing protein 1, with translation MAGFPPRNQQHIQPDEGYSEDPLNPQANSSCLKSRDASPCAHPSSRQASDIPPWLIQHISGLSMENKTELAMALLNDLPTSVISQIVETQLYPRLYIDFVRYLPAEICLKILGYLDPISLINVARACRVWYELAMDRKLWQHLYYMEGFKALMDEIHAAEEKMNQTPIPTPSHLEQYRPEEDGHVHKRRAIAKASPPMLPADEDTKVLPADEPCDIDMAGSSIFGGGGGGGGCGASRSRMSEHGEVSGRARRVDKGKGRAMSPPPQQSATTRYRDSMSHRTSILPGTLQKTTLWWWDANDRRYKIDWKYLYTMRRRLEANWEHGKYTNFQLPHPNYPEEGHRECIYSIQYNPQFLVSGSRDLTIKVWDMKSRRCLRTLKGHRRSVLCLQFDSSPDEDIIVSGSSDSDVIIWRFSTGEIIEVLRHAHQESVLNVKFDKRILVTCSKDKTIKVFNRRPLRHGDLGYPFDQVGTTVNVGYDIPPSIEDAPVIPPWTMIGTLVGHSAAVNAVQIHEREIVSASGDRYIKVWDWPTQDVQRTIIGHHKGIACVQYDGRRIVSGSSDNEVKIFDCQTGLEVTTLKGHTALVRTVQAGFGDHPYSVEEDLIKAKEVDQAYYKAVEAGEIDENDNPRTRRKTNAGSSRPQDVCATGAKLPPGGGGGRFGRIVSGSYDTTIIIWRRDSEGVWRPQHHLRHEQAAEAASRRDDGPPDVPGRIPLHPSMRSGLAAASMPAPINPHTTAGSSRTASAPPGPLAGRAPETVDPAILLEYEQMVHGAVQSGPTAFRNLLQARPEIISLRHMVDRALNRQSDPNLRAQLRTAWTGAHIQNQWNHGRARSNQENAMAANAAVAAGSSNGVIGTGTATATATAAAAALAAGAAAGQPVISQASLSQVPVPVAPADAVTAAPAQQPQLPPMAGGRHHPHIPPVAPAEENAPRVFKLQYDARRIICCSQTSYIVGWDFCNGDKELEEASRFFDTVQ, from the exons ATGGCCGGCTTTCCTCCACGAAACCAACAGCACATCCAGCCCGATGAAGGCTACTCGGAAGACCCTCTGAACCCCCAGGCCAATTCCTCCTGCCTCAAATCCCGCGACGCCTCTCCTTGCGCCCATCCATCGTCGCGCCAAGCCTCAGACATTCCACCCTGGCTGATCCAACATATCTCGGGCCTCTCCATGGAAAACAAGACTG AACTCGCCATGGCACTCCTCAACGACCTCCCCACGAGCGTTATCTCTCAAATCGTCGAAACACAACTCTATCCCCGACTGTACATCGACTTTGTGCGCTACCTTCCAGCCGAAATATGCCTAAAGATTCTGGGGTACCTCGACCCCATCTCTCTCATCAATGTCGCCCGTGCATGCCGAGTCTGGTACGAGCTTGCCATGGATCGAAAGCTGTGGCAGCATCTGTACTACATGGAGGGCTTCAAGGCGCTAATGGACGAGATCCATGCCGCCGAAGAAAAGATGAACCAGACTCCCATACCCACCCCCAGCCACTTGGAGCAATACCGGCCCGAAGAAGACGGACATGTTCACAAGAGGAGGGCTATTGCCAAAGCATCACCCCCCATGTTGCCCGCTGATGAGGATACCAAAGTGTTGCCCGCTGATGAGCCTTGTGATATCGACATGGCGGGCTCGAGTatctttggtggtggtggtggtggtggtggttgcggCGCATCCCGCTCGCGGATGAGTGAACACGGCGAGGTCAGCGGGAGAGCAAGGCGAGTGGACAAGGGAAAGGGACGGGCCATGAGCCCACCGCCGCAGCAGTCGGCTACCACCCGTTACAGAGACAGCATGTCTCACAGAACCTCCATCCTTCCTGGCACGTTGCAAAAGACGActctgtggtggtgggatgCTAACGACCGCCGATACAAGATTGACTGGAAGTATCTGTATACCATGCGCCGACGACTCGAGGCCAACTGGGAGCACGGAAAATACACAAACTTCCAGCTTCCCCACCCAAACTATCCTGAGGAGGGCCACCGCGAATGCATCTACAGTATCCAGTATAACCCCCAGTTTCTTGTCAGTGGCAGCAGGGATCTCACCATCAAGGTATGGGACATGAAGAGCAGGCGTTGTTTGCGGACGCTCAAGGGTCACCGTCGCTCCGTGCTCTGTCTTCAGTTCGACTCTAGCCCCGACGAGGACATAATCGTTTCTGGCAGCTCCGATTCTGATGTCATCATCTGGCGCTTTTCCACCGGAGAAATCATTGAGGTGCTCCGCCACGCCCACCAAGAATCCGTTCTCAACGTCAAGTTTGACAAGCGCATCCTGGTAACATGCTCCAAGGACAAAACCATAAAGGTCTTCAACCGAAGGCCGCTTCGTCATGGCGATCTAGGCTATCCCTTTGACCAGGTCGGTACAACTGTCAATGTAGGCTACGATATCCCCCCGAGTATTGAGGACGCGCCTGTAATACCGCCGTGGACCATGATTGGCACCCTCGTTGGCCATAGCGCGGCTGTCAATGCAGTGCAGATTCACGAACGAGAAATCGTTTCGGCTAGTGGCGACCGATACATCAAGGTATGGGACTGGCCTACCCAAGACGTCCAACGTACCATCATAGGACACCACAAGGGCATAGCCTGTGTACAGTATGATGGCCGACGTATTGTCAGCGGTAGCAGTGACAACGAAGTCAAGATTTTTGACTGCCAGACGGGTCTGGAGGTGACCACTCTGAAGGGCCACACAGCGCTGGTGCGGACAGTGCAGGCCGGGTTTGGCGACCATCCGTACAGCGTAGAGGAAGACTTGATCAAAGCCAAGGAGGTCGACCAGGCTTATTACAAGGCTGTGGAAGCAGGCGAGATTGACGAAAACGACAACCCGAGGACACGCCGCAAGACCAACGCCGGCTCTAGCAGACCGCAGGACGTTTGCGCGACTGGAGCCAAGCTACcgcccggcggcggcggcggcaggttTGGTCGTATCGTTAGTGGAAGCTACGACACCACCATTATCATCTGGAGGAGGGATTCGGAGGGTGTATGGCGGCCACAGCATCACCTCAGACATGAACAGGCTGCTGAAGCGGCTTCGAGACGAGACGACGGGCCGCCCGATGTGCCTGGCAGGATTCCGCTGCATCCGAGCATGCGTTCTGGGTTGGCTGCAGCGAGCATGCCCGCACCTATAAACCCTCATACAACTGCTGGCTCCTCGCGGACTGCAAGTGCTCCTCCTGGTCCCCTGGCTGGAAGGGCGCCTGAGACAGTGGACCCAGCTATCCTGCTTGAATACGAGCAGATGGTACACGGCGCTGTTCAAAGCGGCCCAACGGCTTTTAGAAATCTTCTTCAGGCTCGCCCCGAGATTATTTCTCTACGTCACATGGTGGACCGAGCGCTCAACCGGCAGTCGGACCCGAACTTGCGGGCTCAGTTGCGAACTGCATGGACGGGAGCTCATATTCAGAATCAGTGGAACCACGGTCGGGCTCGAAGTAATCAAGAGAATGCCATGGCTGCTAACGCTGCCGTTGCTGCTGGCAGTAGTAACGGCGTCATTGGGACCGgtacggcaacggcaacggcaacggcggcggcagcagcactGGCGGCAGGAGCAGCGGCAGGCCAGCCTGTTATCTCGCAAGCCTCGCTATCACAGGTGCCGGTTCCAGTTGCTCCAGCGGATGCTGTCACAGCAGCGCCTGCGCAACAGCCCCAACTCCCGCCTATGGCAGGTGGGCGTCATCATCCGCATATCCCCCCCGTAGCACCGGCTGAAGAAAATGCGCCCAGGGTGTTCAAGTTGCAGTACGATGCCCGGAGGATTATCTGCTGTAGTCAAACCAGTTACATCGTCGGGTGGGATTTCTGTAACGGCGAcaaggagttggaggaggctAGTCGGTTCTTTGACACTGTGCAGTAA
- a CDS encoding L-lactate dehydrogenase, which translates to MDAKSPHIKNRDTPPWGLYQRNMFWRYNDRELPPFNTHPDVLERLASRKLSQNGWLYASSNAGLSHTHLANRQAFFRHKLVPRQLIDTNERSTRISLFDGKWEVSAPFGIAPVGINKIYHDQGELAVAKAAGELGLVYSLSTAGSFPIEDVGEANEEGRANRFKANENLDVDGEGSEGGNENSKKVPEAPRFFQLYMPHDDKLTLSLLKRAHESGFQACILTTDTSQLGWRHDDVATSNYAFYRGIGGELGFTDPVFQKRMAEAGVDPQKDAVKAASMWIDTIWHGRAWSWEKAVWAREKWQEIAGKDKLFLIKGIQSVNDAKKAADLGFEGVVVSNHAGRQVDGAVGSLDALESIVKAVGERRGFTVMFDSGVRGAADVMKALALGAKFVFIGRLWIWGLAIMGEEGVRHVLRSLLADFDILMNVMGVRSVDEIDASLLESGPRVYGLLNEKSKL; encoded by the exons ATGGACGCCAAATCCCCCCACATTAAGAACCGCGACACTCCCCCATGGGGCCTCTACCAGCGGAATATGTTTTGGAGATACAACGACCGCGAACTGCCACCTTTTAACACCC ACCCAGACGTCCTCGAACGCCTCGCCTCCCGCAAACTCTCGCAAAACGGCTGGCTCTACGCCTCGTCCAACGCCGGACTCTCCCACACCCACCTCGCCAACCGACAAGCCTTCTTCCGGCACAAGCTCGTGCCGAGACAACTAATCGACACCAACGAGCGGTCCACGCGCATCTCTCTGTTTGACGGGAAATGGGAGGTCTCAGCGCCCTTTGGCATCGCACCCGTGGGAATCAACAAGATCTACCACGATCAGGGAGAGCTGGCGGTCGCCAAGGCGGCGGGTGAGCTGGGGCTGGTGTATAGTTTGAGTACGGCGGGGAGTTTTCCCATTGAGGACGTCGGGGAGGCGAACGAAGAGGGGAGAGCCAACCGGTTCAAGGCCAATGAGAATCTAGATGTGGACGGGGAAGGTTCGGAAGGTGGGAACGAAAACTCGAAAAAAGTTCCCGAAGCGCCCCGGTTTTTCCAGCTCTACATGCCTCACGACGACAAGTTGACGCTGAGCTTACTCAAGCGGGCGCACGAGTCCGGCTTCCAAGCGTGTATCCTGACCACGGACACGTCGCAGCTAGGGTGGCGACACGACGATGTCGCAACGAGCAACTATGCTTTTTACCGCGGCATCGGCGGAGAACTGGGCTTCACGGATCCCGTCTTTCAAAAGAGAATGGCCGAGGCCGGGGTGGACCCCCAGAAAGACGCCGTGAAGGCAGCGAGTATGTGGATCGACACCATCTGGCATGGTCGGGCGTGGTCGTGGGAGAAGGCCGTGTGGGCGCGCGAGAAGTGGCAGGAGATTGCAGGGAAAGATAAACTTTTCCTGATCAAGGGAATCCAAAGCGTGAATGACGCGAAAAAGGCGGCGGATTTGGGGTTTGAGGGCGTGGTGGTGAGTAACCATGCGGGAAGACAGGTGGATGGGGCGGTGGGCAGTTTGGATGCGCTGGAGAGCATTGTGAAGGCGGttggggagaggagggggtttACGGTCATGTTTGATAGTGGGGTGAGAGGGGCGGCGGACGTGATGaaggcgctggcgctgggaGCCAAGTTTGTGTTTATTGGGAGACTGTGGATTTGGGGGTTGGCCATCATGGGGGAGGAAGGTGTGAGGCATGTGTTGAGGAGTCTGTTGGCGGATTTTGACATTCTCATGAATGTGATGGGGGTGAGGAGTGTGGACGAGATTGATGCGAGTCTTTTGGAAAGTGGGCCGAGGGTTTATGGGTTGTTGAATGAGAAGAGTAAGTTGTGA
- a CDS encoding monosaccharide transporter — MEHDHSASDIEKEAVTVARPQGDVTRVEAPVTLKAYMMCVFAAFGGIFFGYDSGYISGVMGMKYFIETINGPGATFLPSKEKSLITSILSAGTFFGALMGGDLADWVGRRPTIIFGCLVFIVGVVLQTASQSLGLIVAGRLVAGFGVGFVSAIIILYMSEIAPRKVRGAMVSGYQFCICLGLLLASCVDYGTQNRTDSGSYRIPIGLQMAWALILATGIFFLPESPRFFVKKGKLDKAAGVLSRLRDQPLDSDYVRDELAEIVANHEFEMTVVPYGNYFQQWANCFRGSIWQGGSYLRRTILGTSMQMMQQWTGINFIFYFGTTFFQQLGTIDNPFLMSLVTTLVNVCSTPISFYTMEKLGRRTLLIWGALGMLICEFIVAIVGTCRPDDTMAIKAMLAFICIYIFFFATTWGPASWVVIGEVFPLPIRAKGVALSTASNWLWNCIIAVITPYMVDEDKGNLGPKVFYIWGGLCTCCFIYAYLLVPETKGLTLEQVDQMLSESTPRTSTKWKPHTTYAAEMGMTEKTVAGHAENRSDSE, encoded by the exons ATGGAGCACGATCACTCCGCCTCCGACATTGAGAAGGAGGCCGTCACTGTGGCCCGGCCACAGGGCGATGTCACCCGCGTTGAGGCTCCCGTTACCCTCAAGGCGTACATGATGTGCGTCTTTGCCGCTTTCGGCGGTATATTCTTCGGCTACGACTCAGGTTACATTTCTGGTGTCATGGGCATGAAGTACTTTATCGAAACCATCAACGGACCCGGCGCCACCTTCCTGCCATCCAAGGAAAAGTCGCTCATCACCTCCATTCTCTCTGCCGGTACCTTCTTTGGCGCCCTCATGGGCGGTGATCTCGCTGACTGGGTTGGCCGTCGTCCTACCATCATCTTCGGCTgcctcgtcttcatcgtcgGTGTTGTTCTCCAGACTGCCTCCCAGAGCTTGGGTCTCATCGTTGCCGGCCGTCTCGTCGCTGGTTTCGGTGTCGGTTTCGTCTCGGCCATTATCATCCTGTACATGTCTGAGATCGCGCCCCGCAAGGTCCGCGGTGCCATGGTGTCCGGCTACCAGTTCTGCATCTGCCTGGGTCTGCTCCTGGCCTCGTGCGTTGACTACGGCACCCAGAACCGCACCGACAGCGGCTCTTATAGAATCCCGATTGGTCTCCAGATGGCCTGGGCCCTCATTCTTGCTACTGGTATCTTTTTCCTTCCTGAATCCCCTCGCTTCTTCGTCAAGAAAGGCAAGCTCGACAAGGCCGCCGGCGTGCTCTCCCGCCTGCGCGACCAGCCGCTCGATTCCGACTACGTCAGGGACGAACTTGCCGAGATCGTTGCCAACCACGAATTCGAAATGACCGTCGTCCCCTACGGCAACTACTTCCAGCAGTGGGCCAACTGCTTCCGCGGCTCCATCTGGCAGGGCGGTTCTTACCTCCGCCGCACCATTCTGGGCACTTCGATGCAGATGATGCAGCAGTGGACGGGAATCAACTTTATCTTTTACTTTGGCACCACCTTCTTCCAGCAGCTCGGCACCATTGACAACCCCTTCCTGATGTCTCTGGTCACTACTCTTGTCAACGTCTGCTCCACCCCCATCTCCTTTTACACCATGGAGAAGCTCGGCCGTCGTACCCTCCTCATCTGGGGCGCTCTCGGCATGCTGATCTGCGAGTTCATCGTCGCCATCGTTGGCACCTGCAGGCCGGATGATACcatggccatcaaggccatGCTCGCCTTTATCTGCATCtacatcttcttctttgctaCCACCTGGGGTCCTGCTTCCTGGGTCGTCATCGGCGAAGTTTTCCCTCTTCCCATTCGTGCCAAGGGTGTTGCCCTTTCCACCGCCTCCAACTGGCTCt GGAACTGCATCATCGCCGTCATCACCCCCTACATGGTCGATGAGGATAAGGGCAACCTGGGCCCCAAGGTGTTCTACATCTGGGGTGGCCTCTGCACCTGCTGCTTCATCTACGCCTACCTGCTTGTGCCCGAGACCAAGGGCCTCACGCTCGAGCAGGTCGACCAAATGCTTTCCGAGTCTACCCCCCGCACCTCGACCAAGTGGAAGCCTCACACCACTTATGCTGCTGAGATGGGCATGACCGAGAAGACTGTTGCTGGCCACGCTGAGAACCGCAGCGATAGCgagtaa